From Corvus cornix cornix isolate S_Up_H32 chromosome 1A, ASM73873v5, whole genome shotgun sequence, a single genomic window includes:
- the ZBED4 gene encoding zinc finger BED domain-containing protein 4 → MDMSKADSPGMDDNFVLSKINNLKVEQEDDSINCTLERTDIKTEQDDFKHADSSDEQEDKEKNFITNNPGKYLSTENEDDYGSLFSQYSNTLYDVAMEAVTQSLLSSRNISSRKKSPAWNHFFISPRDSTKAICMYCMKEFSRGKNEKDLSTSCLMRHVRRAHPTVLIQENGTMPGISSFSSSTLLLPPQSADVGDLSSMLSPIKLVKKMASKIPSPDRIMEESVSIVSSEEIPDLSVSEKCSKEEVMVGSSPQQANNQYDDTVENVAEKTVVIPKSASGSRRRSAVWKHFYLSPLDNSKAVCIHCMNEFSRGKNGKDLGTSCLIRHMWRAHRSIVLQENGGGTSIPPLYTAPPTLLPSLLPSDSDLNSMSSSPGKLMKEPTSVSSSPDRISEEIHTNITSGDALVEDSMLSSSEDIGEVSFVSSPEKQCEGLGPLIFEPTAVFQQNKRIMKRLKSEVWHHFSLSPADSLKAVCRYCSCMISRGKKGDVGTSCLMRHLYRRHPDVIGNQKSFLDVSLANSPYATLASAECSSSKLTDLPTMVTHDNQIIFPVNSKKTSKLWNHFSICSADSTKVICTHCGRIISRGKKPTNLGTSCLLRHLQRFHNNVLKTDVPETVLSSSTDNHMPLRTELLGSSNFDETNDKFCDSHPVAKKITSLVAEMIALDLQPYSFVDNIGFNRLLEYLQPQYSLPSPSYFSRTAIPDMYDNVKQIIISHLKEAESGVIHFTSGIWMSNQTREYLTLTAHWVTFESSFRPQCEDYHCSALLNVSQIDCDYNGISIQKQLEYWWETWITSIGLQIGITVTDNQSIEKTLNEGDHSSVQCFSHTVNVIVNEAIKSQRMVQNLLSIARKICERVHRSAKAKEKLAELQKEYELPQHQLIQDVPSKWNTSFHMLERLIEQKRAIDEMSIECSFRELISCDQWEVMQSVCHALKPFEAASREMSTHMSTLSQVIPMIHILNRKIEMLFEETMGIDTMLKSLKEAMVSRLSSTLHDPRYIFATLLDPRYKTSLFTEEEAEQYKQDLIRELEIMSSTSDDDKPVSNGCDIGSPSTNSYGEDNLWSLMGDMKKTKDLKERAKLPEEMVLSYLEEEVLEHNCDPLTYWNFKKSSWPVLSKLAVRFLGCPPSIVPSERLFSTSNESNNFSQSRLMIEHFEKLIFLKVNLPLIYFQY, encoded by the coding sequence ATGGACATGAGTAAAGCAGATTCCCCCGGAATGGATGATAATTTTGTATTAAGTAAAATCAATAACTTGAAAGTAGAGCAAGAAGACGACAGCATTAACTGTACTCTAGAAAGAACGGATATAAAGACAGAACAAGATGATTTCAAACATGCAGACAGCAGTGATGAacaggaagacaaagaaaagaacttCATTACGAACAACCCTGGCAAATATTTGtctacagaaaatgaagatgattATGGATCTCTTTTTTCTCAGTATAGTAATACGCTGTACGATGTAGCAATGGAAGCTGTGACACAAAGCCTCCTTTCTAGCAGAAACATAAGCTCCAGAAAAAAGTCACCTGCTTGGAACCATTTTTTTATATCTCCTAGAGATAGCACTAAAGCAATATGTATGTACTGTATGAAAGAATTTAGCAgaggtaaaaatgaaaaggacCTGAGTACAAGTTGTCTCATGAGACATGTGAGGAGAGCACATCCCACTGTACTAATTCAAGAAAATGGAACTATGCCAGGTATATCTTCGTTTTCTTCATCTACGTTATTGCTGCCACCTCAATCTGCAGATGTTGGAGATCTGAGTTCTATGTTATCCCCCATAAAACTGGTCAAGAAAATGGCTTCTAAAATACCATCTCCAGATCGAATAATGGAGGAATCTGTTTCTAttgtttcttctgaagaaatACCAGATCTCTCAGTTTCTGAGAAGTGCAGCAAAGAAGAAGTCATGGTTGGTTCATCTCCACAGCAAGCAAACAACCAATATGATGACACTGTTGAGAATGTAGCAGAAAAAACAGTTGTAATTCCAAAGAGTGCATCAGGTTCTAGAAGGAGATCTGCTGTCTGGAAACACTTTTATTTGTCACCTCTAGATAATTCTAAAGCTGTTTGTATCCACTGCATGAATGaattcagcagaggaaaaaatggaaaagaccTAGGAACGAGTTGTTTAATAAGACACATGTGGAGAGCCCATCGTTCCATTGTCCTGCAAGAGAATGGGGGTGGTACCAGCATACCACCTCTCTACACCGCACCTCCTACTCTCTTGCCTTCTTTATTACCATCAGATAGTGATCTGAATTCTATGTCATCCTCTCCTGGAAAACTAATGAAAGAACCAActtctgtttcctcttctccagacagAATCTCTGAGGAGATCCATACTAATATCACTTCTGGAGATGCTCTAGTGGAAGACTCAATGCTGTCATCTTCTGAAGATATAGGTGAAGTCTCCTTTGTTTCGTCTCCTGAAAAACAGTGTGAGGGATTAGGTCCACTAATATTTGAACCTACTgctgtgtttcagcaaaataaaaggattATGAAAAGGCTTAAGTCAGAAGTCTGGCACCACTTTTCACTCTCACCTGCAGACAGTCTAAAAGCAGTATGTAGATACTGCAGTTGTATGATAAGTCGTGGTAAGAAAGGAGATGTGGGCACAAGCTGCTTAATGAGACATCTATATAGACGCCATCCTGATGTAATTGGAAACCAAAAAAGCTTTCTTGATGTGAGTTTGGCAAATTCTCCTTATGCCACTTTGGCTTCTGCAGAATGTTCATCCTCAAAGTTGACTGACTTGCCTACAATGGTTACACACGATAATCAAATTATATTTCCTGTTAATAGTAAGAAGACCTCAAAACTGTGGAATCACTTTTCAATTTGTTCTGCAGATTCAACAAAAGTAATATGTACACACTGTGGACGTATAATAAGTAGGGGGAAAAAGCCAACAAACCTAGGCACAAGTTGCCTTCTAAGACATTTGCAGCGGTTTCATAACAATGTATTGAAAACTGATGTCCCAGAGACAGTATTATCCTCATCTACGGATAATCACATGCCACTCCGCACAGAATTACTAGGATCTTCAAATTTTGATGAAACCAATGACAAGTTTTGTGACTCTCACCCAGTtgccaaaaaaatcacaagtcTTGTAGCCGAAATGATTGCACTTGACCTTCAGCCATATTCTTTTGTAGACAACATTGGCTTTAACAGGCTGCTTGAATATTTGCAACCTCAGTACTCTTTACCTTCTCCATCTTACTTTTCTAGGACAGCAATTCCAGATATGTATGataatgtaaaacaaataattatttcacATCTTAAAGAAGCCGAAAGTGGAGTGATCCATTTTACATCTGGAATATGGATGAGTAACCAAACACGAGAGTATCTAACCCTGACTGCTCACTGGGTAACATTTGAGTCTTCATTTCGACCACAGTGTGAGGATTACCATTGTTCAGCACTATTAAATGTATCACAGATTGATTGCGACTACAATGGAATCAGCATTCAAAAGCAGTTAGAATACTGGTGGGAAACATGGATTACTTCCATTGGACTTCAGATTGGGATTACTGTTACTGATAATCAGAGTATAGAGAAAACTTTGAATGAAGGTGATCATTCAAGTGTACAATGTTTTAGTCACACTGTTAATGTAATTGTAAATGAGGCCATTAAAAGCCAGAGAATGGTTCAGAATTTGCTTAGTATTGCAAGGAAGATCTGTGAACGTGTCCATCGgtcagcaaaagcaaaagagaagttAGCTGAGTTGCAAAAGGAGTATGAGTTGCCTCAGCATCAGCTAATACAAGATGTTCCATCCAAGTGGAATACGTCATTTCATATGCTTGAACGTCTTATTGAACAGAAAAGAGCAATTGATGAAATGTCAATAGAGTGCAGCTTTCGGGAGCTGATAAGTTGTGATCAGTGGGAAGTCATGCAGTCAGTGTGTCACGCTCTCAAACCTTTCGAAGCTGCAAGTAGGGAGATGAGTACACACATGTCTACTCTAAGCCAAGTGATTCCAATGATTCATATacttaacagaaaaatagaaatgctgTTTGAGGAAACTATGGGCATAGATACTATGCTGAAATCTTTGAAAGAAGCTATGGTGAGTAGATTGTCCTCCACACTTCATGATCCAAGGTACATTTTTGCTACACTTCTGGATCCCCGGTATAAAACGTCATTATTTACAGAAGAGGAGGCTGAACAATATAAACAAGACTTAATCAGGGAGCTGGAAATAATGAGTTCTACCTCAGATGATGATAAACCTGTTTCCAATGGATGTGATATAGGTTCACCATCTACAAATTCGTATGGGGAAGATAATCTTTGGTCACTCATGGGtgacatgaagaaaacaaaagacctgaaagagagagcaaagttACCAGAGGAAATGGTGCTTTCTTACTTGGAGGAAGAAGTGCTTGAGCATAACTGTGATCCTCTAACTTACTGGAACTTTAAGAAGTCATCTTGGCCAGTACTGTCAAAATTGGCTGTCAGGTTCTTGGGTTGTCCACCAAGCATTGTTCCTTCAGAGAGATTGTTCAGTACATCCAATGAAAGCAACAACTTTAGTCAGTCAAGGTTAATGATTGAACACTTTGAAAAGCTTATCTTTTTGAAAGTGAATCTTCCTTTAATATACTTCCAGTATTGA